AGAGCTGCCTGGTGACAGCAGCTCTGTTTCTGGGTCCTCTCCCCGACGCTGCGCTCGATGCTGTttgctgcctcagtttccctcctgGCGGAAGCAAGGGCCTCTGGATCCCCTAGATGCACATCCAGGGATGCATGCCCAGAGATGTATATCTGGGGGGGATGCACGCCCAGGGATGCTCATCTGGGGGGGATGCACGCCCAGGGATGTGCATCCAACGGGAAACATGTCCAGAGGGATTCACATCTGGGGGGGATGCACACCCAGAGACGCACATCTGAGGGGAGGCATGTCCAGAGGGAAGCACATCTGGGGGGGATGCACACCCAGAGACGCACATCTGAGGGGAGGCATGTCCAGAAGGATACATATCTGGGGGGATGCACACCTAGGAGGGATGCACGCCCAGAGGGATGCGTGCACACGCCCTTCagtgccagcaccagcctggcTCATTGGACCAAGAGCATCACGGCCTCAGCTCTGAGATGCCACcgtgccccccctccccactgaGGGGGCTTCACCGGCCCCAGCCCAGCCGACAGCCACCCCCCGGGGCCGTGCCCATGAATAATCGAGACTGTGGCTGCCTCCCCCACGCTAACCCAGTTTCTCAAGCATGAAGATACAACTGCAgcggctgctcagcagctgccacctgcGCCCGGGGCTTCTCGGGTGCTTGAACCGGCCCTGGTACCCGCTGCAGGCTCAGCCCCCCGCACCACCAGCCCAGCACCCGTGGGTgcctggagggagggaggagttTGGAAACGCACGTATCCTGCACCAGGATCTCGCACCCTCGCTCTCACCCACCGACAGCCAAACCCCGCCACGCTCGCCagagccccccgtgtgcccaccagccccacagggTCACCCCTCATCCCAACGATGCCCTCCAaacccaggcagctgccagtcgggctgctggggggctggggcgtGGGGGTAGAGAGTAGCAGGGCCCTACCTTCAAGGGAGCCCATGGCCCACCGCAGGCAGGTCCGCCTGTCCGCCGGGAGCCATGCCTGTGCCGAGCATCTCCTCCCCTGCGCCGCACGGCACGTTGCTACAGCGACCGCCTCCAGCCGCAACCGGCTGGAGCCGAGCGATGGAGGATGTGCAGGAGCCTCCTTCAGCCTCACTGAGTGATGGAGGATGTGCAGGAGCCTCCTTCAGCCTCACCGACCGATGGAGAATGTGCAGGAACCTCCTTCAGCCTCACCAACCGATGGAGGATGTGCAGGAGCCTCCTTCAGCCTCACTGAGTGATGGAGGATGTGCAGGAGCATCCTTCAGCCTCACCACCCTGTGGGACAGGGCTGAGGAGTCTTCCCGCAGCcctggggggacacacagcCCCTGCGCCCCTCTGTGAGGCAGCTGCCTGACCCCAAATTGCCCCTGCTGCCCCACCGCAGGGCTGAGGGGTCTGCAGGGGACCTTGGTCTGGAGAAGCctggtggcagcagccctgcGAGGGCTGGCCTGGATGTAGCCCACCTCCCCCAGGacaccagcccctgcctccccagTGATGTTCCCAGTCCAGATCACTGGAGCGCTGTCAGGGCTGGGACCTATTGGGTACAAGCACCACTCGGCTGGGGATagcagtggggcagggagctggcaccCATCACTTCTGCAGCGAGGTGGTTGCTCTGGGGAGCTGCCCTCACAGCCCCCCCCTTGCATCCTAAGCCCCCCGAGCATCCCTGGCCCCCCAAGCATCCCCAGCCTGCGGGAAAGCAAAGCCTTGGGAAAGGCTGGGTGAGACACCCTCCAGTGCACTTTCTGCACAGAGGACATTCCGGTCCCCACctccgccccccgccccaggtCTCACCtcaaaaaacaagaaagaagcagtgtgaggtttttttttttcttccccggCCATAATTAAAAAGGACTCACCCTTCTGAGCCCTTTCTATCCCGGGAGGTCGAGAAgaaagagaggggaggaaggggaaaaccctgaaagaaaagagaggaagggcttgggaaggagaagagaagcggggaggggggaaagggatggggaaaaattaaagcagagatTACACAAAGGGAACTCCTCTACCTTTGAAGCTTTGGCTAAAttggggagggggcggcgggggtaGGGAGGGTCCGGACCCAGTCGGCCCCTTTCTCAAAGCCCTCTCCTTTCAAGAATGTCTCGGATTCCTGTGGAAAcaaggagctggggctgtggggctgaaGGAAAcgggaggggaaaaaaaaattaccccgGCCGCTCGGCTAAATCCCGCCTGCCACACCTGGGCAGGCAGCGCCGGGCGCATTGTTCGGCCGTAATTGCTGGGTGttgcatttctcttctgctttaaaGCTTCATTTAACTCAAACTGTTATAATTTtctccccactgcccccccccagctgtgCTCCCCCCATTGCATTATGCTGGCGGGGCTTTGTAGGGGCTGGGTGAGCCCTGGTTAAGGGATTACAtcctccctgccacctcccaggGCTTTGTCAGAGGGGAAAGCAATTACGGGGAGGGTGGGAcggcacgggctgggggcaccgaGCTCAGGGCCAGGTGGGACAGCCCTACTGGTGGCTGTCATCGGGTGGGTGAGCTGGTGGCCCTCAGCAAGGGGAGCAGCGGGTACTACACTGGGGGTGATGCTGTGGGTACCACACTGGGGGTGATGCCCTGTTCACCAGGATGCAGCAGATGCTCCTAGGACACAAACTGGGGGTTACAGACAGGGATGGGGGACACAGGGAGTCCCCTTTGGTGGCCACCTTCATCCTCCTGCCATGCAACATCTGTCCCTGAGCACTGGGTGCTTGCACCCCAGGCAGCTTGGGGTACCCTGTACCAAGAGGTACCCTGTATCCCCACCCCAGCAGACACAGAGCCTGTGGCAAAGCCTCAGAATGGGAAGGAAAACTCCCCCAGGCCCCATCAGTCTAGACACTCGCTTTTATTTGCCTCGGGGTTTCCTCCTTTACACAAATAAACTCCAAAGTCTAACTGTTTAGGCCTAAAAGTGACTCGTAAAGGAAACAGCAGAACTcataaaaacacacaaacaaccAATcgaaaaataaaaataacctaaaAGACAGTTTCTCTTTGGCCAGCAGAGCCTGGTGAGCACCCACGCATGCCCCCACACCACCGGCACCACCAGGAGAGGCACAGATCTTCCCCTCTAATAAATAAGAGAGACCCCATGGTCACGGGGATACAAGTGCTGGCCCTGGGGTCTGCATGCCTGggcacccccacctcccctccagAGCTGCACAGACAGAGGGACAGACAGACTGACACCCCATGCTCTCCATCACCTGGCTACTGGCAGTGCCACGCCATCCCTCGCAGGGGTGGGCTCTGCATCCTGCTCTGGCGCAGACATCCCGCAGACTCCTGGCCGGTCCCATCCATCCCTGGCCCTGAGATTTGGGCCTGTGGGGGATGGGAACATGTCCAGGGGGGTCCTAGATCTCAGGGGCATGGGGACAAGTCTCCGAGGGGAGTGGTCAAAGGCACTGGATGGTGAGTGTGGGTCCCATGGGATGCTCCGAGGATGAAGGGAGCCCAGCGTGGGGTTATAGACACCAGTGACCATGCCCAAAGCGTGCACTTCCCAACCCATTTGCGGTGCCCAAGAGGAGTATAAAAATAGAGCATCTTTAGAAAAGTGGGGAAGAAACAGTGCTGGAGTGTGCCGGGAGAAGGGGCAGAGTCTGGCAAGGCCAAAGGCTGCGAGGATGAGGAGGGCAGAACCTGGCGGGGGGCGAGtccgggggctgccgggcgtTATGTGCGTGGGCGAGGGGCGCGGGTGCGGCGGGTGCGGCGGGGTGGGCGAGGACGAGCCCACGAACTCGAACTGCTTCTGCCGCTCGGCGTTGTTGGGGAAGGGCAGCTGCCCGCGGTACAGGCGCTTGATGAAGTGGGCTTCCCGCTGGTTCTGGCGGCTGCGAGAGGCTTTGCGGGGCCGGCCTTTGCGGGTGAAGGCCATGTACCACCCCTCGTAGCGGGCGTTCTGGAAAGCCGTGTAGTTGTTCTCCAGCACGATCTCCGTGAAGATGCAATCCTTGCTCTTGCCGTTGGGCTgcgggaggaggagaggggtcCTTAGCGCCCgcagggatggggctggaggCGTGGGGATGGGACCCAAGGGGTGTTGCCACCCCCCTGCCACTGTGACTGGGGACACGgggaccagcctggctgagcatcctggctccagctgctcagcacagtGTCcgggctgagccctggggatgggggacaTGCAGAGGGTGAGCGCGGGGGGCTCGGGACTCACTTTCCCGATGAGCTTGCCCCGCTTGCTCATGCAGATGTACTTCTCGCTCTCGGCCCCCTTGATGCGGACGCGGCTCCCAAAGGTGTCCGTCTCCACGATGAGCTTGGCTGTGAGGGAGCAAGGGGAAAGTGTCCCATGGGGGCCATGGCACCCCCCAACCAGCTACCCGTGCCCAAACCACCCCGTCCCCTTCTCGCTGATGCCATctcacctccctgcccatcACCGGTGGGGCCAGGAGGATGGCGAGCCCCTGCAgccggggcagggcagccctTGCCGGGGGATGCTCCCCAGCCATGATGCTAAAGGGCTTTTGTTAAAACCCAGCAGAGTCAAACCGGGTGTTTGATGAAGGCGCCGGAGAGAGCAACGgccccttcctccccccgcccgcctcGGCACATCCGCATTGTCGGCGATTCAATGGGTTCTCCAGGGCTAGACCAAGTCCAGCACCCGGCGGGTTAATTATCCTCGTCCTCATTGTTTCTCTACAACACAGCGGTGGCTGCAAAGGTTGGAAGCTGACACTGAAACCAATGACCTCGGCGGGTCCCGCGCTCGAGCCGGCAGGGAGAGTTCAGGGAAAGACCTGGAAAGGTGGTGAATCAGCCTCGCCGGTCACCGGGCTTTGAAAAGCCTTTCCCGAAGCTTTTAGATGCTGGGAATGCCAGCTTGGCCTTTGTGGGGCTGTGATGCCCATCAGCGTGGCGTCGAGGCTGGAACTCCCCAGCAAACCCCCCCAGGGAAAAGGTGCTGTGGCCCAAGTGGGCTCTGTCCCAGCGGGCTGCCCATGGTGCCCGCCACATGTCGGTATTTTAAGAGGCTGATGCTGGGCTCGGGTGATTCTCCTCCAGGAAAAGTTGCCTGTCTCACGGCGGGAAGAGATTAGAAAGCAAAAGCCCTAAATATAGGGCTTAAGTGCTGCAGGCTGCCAAAGAAACGCATGATTTTTGGAAGTTTTGAGGTCAGGGCTGGCTGGTTTGGAGCCGTGCCCTCACAGGAATTATCCGGGGGATTTGGGGGTATAAAAACCAACCAGCTGGGGCAATTAAAACCTCCCCACGCCCCCTTTCCCCCTGCAAAAATCCTGTGGGAAGAAACATTTCCAGCCCTTCCATCAGCGTGCTGTCCCGGGCCGCAGATGGACCCTCCCGTGGAGCCGCCAGCCCCTTACCAAACTTGTTGCCGTCCTCGGCGGTGGCGGTGATCCGTTTGCCGTTCACCTGGACGTGCTTGCCACTGGTCCGGCTGTAGAGCTGGTACTCCCTGATCTGCCGTCGGCTCAGCTGGTCGGTCATGGCGCCCTGGTCCCTCACGTACTGGTTAAAATTAGGAGACGGTTGATTCTCCCCCTTTgtttacaaagggaaaaataaaatcaatttgtTTTGGACAGCCGATGGCAAGGGGATGGAGCGGGGAGCCCGGcggggcaggagggctggggttGGCCCCGGGGAGGGGCACCGAGATCCACCCGCCACCCCGTCTGCGGGCGAGGGAGGGCTCCCAGCCATCACCAGCCAAGCTGGTCCCCTTTCAGCAGCAATGAAGGCACCGAGCAGATGCTTTGGACCACAGAGCGACTggcacagcaggcagggagaggcagagactTTGCTTTTCATCCCTCACCTGAGGATGCAGGGTCTCGCAGGGAAGGATGCTCTCCTCCAGGCACAGCGACCCTTCCCCCGGGAGCGGGgtcttgctgctgctcctggccatGCCCCGGGGCCAGCTGGACACTCAGTAGCATCCCCTGCTCCCAGGCAGgtactgggacaggctgggatgcaaGAGCTGATCTTGTGAAAAACCCACTGGGTCCCTCCTGGGGGAGTGAGACCCACCTAAAGCCGGGCTGGGTGtcccaggagcagagctgtcCCCTCCTGGTCCACCCCAGCACACACCCCTGGGGCCGGGGGAATAAACACTTCGCAGACCCGAAAGAGCTCCCTGGCTTATGCTAACGGGgcaacacaaacaaacaagggTTATTGTATGGCAAAGAGCATCTAATTACTGCAGatgagctggggaggggggattaGTGCTGGTGGTCAGCCCCTGTCACCGCACCGGACTCCAGCCAGCTCCTCTCAGGATGCGTCTAAGAGAAAACTTGGTTTAATCCCTGGTGGAAATGGGAAGCGGGGCTCGGGGCAGCACCGCAGCCAGCTGAGCCACCCAGGGGACACCGGCCCCAGCCCCAAAACCAGCTCAGaaagggctgtgggcaggggacgtgctcggggaggggggggggggggcacctgGGGAGTATTTGTGGTCTGGTTGCCCAGTTTGGGGTGCTGGCATCACCCAGGACCTGcctccctgcatcccctgggctgcagcatcacCGCTGGGTGCTAAGCCCGGCACGGGGGGACCCGGCCCTGCCTGCTCTTGCAGGGGGGAGCAGCGGGATGGTGGGGGggcactgctgccccccacCACCTTTGTGTGCGCCTGGGGACTCATTTCCTGCCAGGATCTACTTTAAAGCCTTTGGGGCTGGCCAaggaggtgggctgggggggcggcCCCTCTCCATCAAAGGCGGTTCCCTTCCCctctcattttcaaagaaataaaagcatttaccttgggaaaaagaaaaaaaaaaagggggggggggggggaagaagaaaggtcCCGAGCACGTATTAAGGCTGCTGGGGCCGGCAGCTACGGAGGTTTTGTTCGGGCTCTGGAGCAGAGGGTGCTGATATGGAACAGTGCATTTTAATAGCCGCTGTCTTTCTAAAGCGCACAAAAAGGAACGATGCAGCCTGAGAGGgttgggggagaggggaggggggtgttGAACCTCACACCACCCTGGTGGGGGGACCAGAACCTGCTCTGCCCCGTTAACCCCCTCGGCAGCCGGCCTCGGCGCGAGCGAGGGCAGCACCCATCGCCGACAGCTCAAGGCTGACGGACTCGGCACATCCCACCCCGAGCCAGGCTGCAAGAAATGTATCGCCTGGCTCGGGAGGGCTTCCCCCTGACCTTGCCCAGGCCCTCCG
Above is a genomic segment from Falco biarmicus isolate bFalBia1 chromosome 18, bFalBia1.pri, whole genome shotgun sequence containing:
- the FGF17 gene encoding LOW QUALITY PROTEIN: fibroblast growth factor 17 (The sequence of the model RefSeq protein was modified relative to this genomic sequence to represent the inferred CDS: deleted 1 base in 1 codon); amino-acid sequence: MLVVIGGLRTVFWAEFLAQEVGGWVPCCSPSCLSRGAWYPLPCPDGETEAQAWRCFQLLMFSCQTQGENQPSPNFNQYVRDQGAMTDQLSRRQIREYQLYSRTSGKHVQVNGKRITATAEDGNKFAKLIVETDTFGSRVRIKGAESEKYICMSKRGKLIGKPNGKSKDCIFTEIVLENNYTAFQNARYEGWYMAFTRKGRPRKASRSRQNQREAHFIKRLYRGQLPFPNNAERQKQFEFVGSSSPPRRTRRTRAPRPRT